In Thermococcus bergensis, one DNA window encodes the following:
- a CDS encoding IS6 family transposase has product MKSETIIYWVVSALKPFRRNKIPPEKKIRGVELYLRGLSYRQTARILKISHVTVWEAVQKLAEAVYKPKILAVKKQRNFIAVDETVIKINGKKRFLWAAIDVESKEVLAVWITTVRNWWVARDFILVVLKSCEGQPVFLVDRASWYKSAFKSLGLGYLHVTFGPRNSVERWFRTLKERTKRFWNNFRSEDWRRVHRFVFLFAFWYNFVRIHSSFGGPPGDFAEWLQEVMPQLS; this is encoded by the coding sequence GAAGTCTGAAACCATTATTTACTGGGTGGTTTCAGCCTTAAAACCCTTTCGTCGCAACAAAATCCCACCAGAAAAGAAAATCAGGGGAGTAGAATTATACCTGCGAGGCCTCAGTTACCGGCAAACCGCCAGAATCCTCAAAATCAGTCACGTAACAGTCTGGGAGGCCGTCCAAAAACTCGCAGAAGCAGTTTACAAGCCAAAAATCCTCGCAGTCAAAAAACAGCGAAACTTCATCGCAGTTGACGAAACAGTAATAAAAATCAACGGAAAGAAAAGATTCCTCTGGGCTGCAATTGACGTTGAGAGCAAGGAAGTTTTGGCAGTCTGGATTACGACTGTTAGAAACTGGTGGGTTGCCAGGGATTTCATCCTGGTTGTTTTAAAGTCGTGTGAAGGGCAGCCTGTCTTTCTGGTTGACAGGGCTAGCTGGTATAAGTCTGCTTTTAAGAGTCTGGGGTTGGGTTATCTGCATGTGACTTTCGGGCCGAGGAACAGTGTTGAGCGCTGGTTTAGGACGTTGAAGGAAAGAACAAAGCGTTTCTGGAATAATTTCAGGAGTGAGGACTGGAGAAGGGTTCATAGGTTTGTTTTTCTGTTTGCCTTCTGGTACAATTTTGTCAGAATTCATTCTAGTTTTGGTGGTCCGCCTGGTGATTTTGCTGAGTGGCTTCAGGAGGTGATGCCCCAGTTATCCTAA